CTGGAGCGCGCGCGCGGCGCGGTGCACGTCAACGGCGACGTCTGGCAGGACGATGCCCGCCGCACCTGGGTGCCCACGCACCGGCGCGCCCTGGGCTATGTGTTTCAGGAGGCGAGCCTGTTCGCCCACCTGACCGTGCAGCGCAACATCGAATACGGCTGGAAGCGGCTGCCCGCCGCACAGCGGCGCGTATCGCTGGAGCACGCGGTGGAGCTGCTGGGCCTGTCCGCCCTGCTGGCGCGCATGCCGCAGCTGCTCTCGGGCGGCGAGCGTCAGCGGGTGGCGATTGCCCGCGCGCTGGGGGCCAGCCCGCGCGTGCTGCTGATGGACGAGCCACTGGCCGCGCTGGACGCCGCGCGCAAGGCTGAAGTCCTGCCCTACCTGGAGCGGCTGCAGCGCGAGCTGCGCATTCCGATGCTGTACGTGACGCACTCGGCCGACGAGGTGGCGCGCCTGGCCACGCACCTGGTGCTGCTGCGCGCCGGGCGTGTGCTGGCTCAAGGCGCGCCCGCCGCGCTGATGGCGCGCCTGGACCTGCCCCTGGCCACGGGCGATGGCGCTGCGGCGCTGGTGCATGGCCGGGTGCAGGCCTGGGACGCCCAGGACCATCTGCTCACCGTCGGCTTTGCAGGCGGCCGGCTGCACGTGACCACGCCGCACGCGCGCGCCGTTGGCGAGGAAGCCCGGCTGCGCGTGCTGGCGCGCGACGTGAGCCTGGCGCGCAGCCCGCCGCAGGCCACCAGCGTGCTCAACGTGCTGCCGGCGTGCATCGTGCAGATCGCGCCAGATGCCCCCGGTCAGGTGATGGTGCGGCTGGACGCCGGCGGCACGGCGCTGATGGCGCGCATCACCGTGCGCTCGCAGCGCGAGCTGGGCCTGGCCGAAGGCGAGACGGTGTTCGCCCAGGTCAAGGGCGTGGCACTGGCCGACTGAGCCATTGCAGGGCCCGCGGGCATGTACGCATAATCCCTTATTGCTATTAAAATAATAGCTTGTAGCGCTTGCTCTATAAGGGTTTCAACCCTGTTTGATTGCCTGCATGGCCGCCGCGCAAATCCGTAGAATGCCGCCCTCGTAAGTCTTTGTTCCAGCGCGGCGCAGCCACCCTTTGTGCCGGGCTTTTTTGTGCGCACCCACCACCCTGTGGAGACAACATGCAGGCACTACTTGCCTTCTCGCGGGCCGTCGATCGGCTGAACGCCTTCGTCGGCCGATATTGCATCTGGCTGATCTTTGCCGCCACCCTCATCAGCGCGGCCAACGCGGTGGTGCGCAAGACCTTCAACTACAGCTCCAACGCCTTCCTGGAAGTGCAGTGGTACCTGTTCGCCTGGTCGTTCCTGGTGGCCGCGGGCTACACGCTGCTGCAGCGCGAGCACGTGCGCATCGACGTGCTCAACAGCCGGCTGTCCAAGCGCACGCAGGTGTGGATCGACATCGTCGGCTTCGCGCTGTTCCTCACGCCGGTGTGCATCCTGGTGCTGTGGCTGGGCGTGCCGATGCTGATCACGCGCTTCGAGTCGGGCGAAGTTTCGGGCAACCCGGGCGGGCTGATCCGCTGGCCGGTGTGGGTGGCGCTGCCGCTGGGGTTCACGCTGCTCATGCTGCAGGGCTGGTCCGAGCTCATCAAGCGCGTGGCCTTCCTGCGCGGCCAGGGCCCCGATCCGATGGGCCGTCTGTCCAACCAGAGCGACGAGGAAGCCCTCGTCGAGGCCCTGCGCGTGCAGCAGGCCGAGAAGGACCAACAGGCCGCCTCCGGCGCCGCCGCCCGCTGACCGACCGCCCGGAGCACCTTTTCCATGGAATTTCTCACCTCCAATTTCGCCCCGATCATGTTTGCGGGCCTGGCCTGCTTTCTGATCCTGGGCTTTCCCGTGGCCTTCAGCCTGGGCGCCTGCGGGCTGTTCTTTGGCGTCGTCGGCATCGAGCTGGGCGTGTTTCCCGCGTCCATCCTGGCCTGGCTGCCCGAGCGGCTGATCGGCATCATGTCCAACGACACGCTGCTGGCCGTGCCCTTCTTCACCCTCATGGGGCTGGTGCTGGAGCGCAGCGGCATGGCCGAGGACCTGCTGGACTCGGTGGGCCAAGTGTTCGGCCCGATGCGCGGCGGCCTGGCGCTGGCGGTGATATTCGTCGGCGCGCTGCTGGCCGCAACCACCGGCGTGGTCGCCGCATCGGTCATCTCGATGGGCCTGATCTCCATGCCCATCATGCTGCGCTACGGCTACAGCCGGCCGCTGACCAGCGGCGTCATCGCCGCCTCCGGCACGCTGTCGCAGATCATCCCGCCCTCGCTGGTGCTGATCATCATGGCCGACCAGCTGGGCAAGAGCGTGGGCGACATGTACAAGGGCGCCTTCACGCCGGCCTTCATCCTGGTGGGCCTGTACGTGCTGTGGGTGATCATCCTGGCGATCTTCAAGCCGCACGCGGTTCCGGCCCTGCCGCCCGAGGCGCGCACGCTGCGCGAGCCCGACGGCAGCGCCGGCTACCCCTCGCTGCTGGTGGTGGTGGCGCTGTCCGCGCTGGTGGCCTGGGTGCTGGAGTCGCACATGGCCGACATCCACACCTGGTGGAGCGGCGCGGTGGTGGAGTCGGTGCCGACCGATGAGAAAGTGGTCGTGGCCGCCTGCGGCGGGGCCTTCGTCGCCTGGCTGATCGCCGTGGTCAACCGCGTGGCGCGCCTGGGCCTGCTGTCGCGCCTGGCCGAGCGCGTGACGTTCGTGCTGATCCCGCCGCTGCTGCTCATCTTCCTGGTGCTGGGCACGATCTTCCTGGGCGTGGCCTCGCCCACGGAAGGCGGCGCCATGGGCGCGGTGGGCGCGCTCATCATGGCCATGCTGCGCGGGCGGCTGTCGTGGTCGCTGCTCAAGCAGGCCCTGGCGTCCACCACCCGGCTGGCATCGTTCGTCATGTTCATCCTGATCGGTGCAACCATGTTCAGCATGGTCTTCCAGGCCGCCGACGGACCGCGCTGGGTGGAGCACCTGCTGGCCGACCTGCCCGGCGGGCAGATCGGGTTCCTGATCTTCGTGAACCTGATGATCTTCTTCCTGGCGTTCTTCCTGGACTATTTCGAGCTGTCGTTCATCGTGGTGCCGCTGCTGGCCCCCGTGGCCGACAAGCTGGGCATCGACCTGATCTGGTTTGGCGTGCTGCTGGCGGTGAACATGCAGACCTCGTTCCTGCACCCGCCGTTCGGCTTCGCGCTGTTCTTCCTGCGCTCGGTGGCGCCGGAAAAGCCGTACGTGGACACGGTGACCGGCAAGGTGATGGAGCCGGTGACCACCATGCAGATCTATCGTGGCGCGATCCCCTTCCTGATCCTGCAGCTGTTCATGGTCGGCATCCTGATCGCCTTCCCCGGCCTGGTCACGGGCAGCCTGGACAAGAAGGTCGAGGTCAACATGGACGCCATCGGCGCGCAGATGCTGGAGAGCCTGGGCCAGGACAACGGCTACGGCGCGGGCGAACCGCTACCGGGCAGCGGTAGCGGCAGCGGCGCCGCCCCGGCCATGCCCGAGCCCGAGTCGCCGGGCGGTGCGGACGATGCGGCGGCCGAGGACGACCCCTTCAAGGCCATCCAGGGAGCGGTGCAGCAAGACCCGCCGCCGAGCCCGCCGGAGGCCGGCGCCAGCCAGTAGCCACCGGGAGGGGCCGCCGCGCAGCGCGGTGGCCCTGCCCCCCCCGGGCGCCCATAAAAAAACCGCAGCCCAGGCTGCGGTTTTTTTGTGTTCCGCCCAGGCGCCACGCGGGCGCCCGGGCAGGAGGCGTCAGATCTTGACGCTGTTCATGTACTGGTTGAACGGGAACTCGGAGAAGCGGTTCCACAGGATCTGGTCACGCTGGAAGGCGCGCATGTCCTGGTGGATCTTCTTGAACTCGGGCGACTTGGCCTCGTGCTCGGCGAACACTTCCATGCAGGCCTTGAAGCCGGCGTCGTTCACGGCCTTGGGGAAGGCCTTGAGCTGCGTGCCGCTGGCCACCAGGCGCTTCAAGGCCTGCGGGTTCAGCGCCATGTACTTGGCCGTGCCGTCGGCGGCCGCCACGGCGGCGGCAGCACGGACGATGGCCTTGTTCTCGGGCGAGAGCTTCTCGAACGCCTTGTTGTTGATGAAGAACTCCAGGTCGGCGCCGCCTTCCCACCAGCCGGGGTAGTAGTAGTACTTGGCCACCTTGTTGAAGCCCAGCTTCTCGTCGTCGTACGGGCCGACGAATTCCACGGCGTCCAGCGTGCCCTTTTCCAGCGCCTGGTACAGGTCGCCGGCAGGCAGGTTCTGCGCCACCACGCCCAGCTTGGCCATGCCCTCGCCGAACACGCCGCCGCCCATGCGCATCTTCAGGCCCTTGAGGTCCTCGACGCCCTTGATCTCCTTGCGGTACCAGCCGCCCATCTGGGTGGTGGTGTTCAGCGCGCTGAGCGTCTGGAAGTTGTACTTCGAGAAGAACTCGTTCATCAGCTTGCGGCCGTTGCCATGGTCCTTCCACGCCATGTTCTGCAGGGCGGTGAGACCGAAGGGCACAGCGCAGCTGAAGGCGAAGATGGGGTCCTTGCCGGTGAAGTAGTACGCCGCGGACAGGGCCATCTCGATGGTGTCCTTCTCCAGCGCGTCCACCACGCCGAAGGCCGGCATCAGCTCGCCGGCGGCGTGCACCGACACTTCGAATTTTCCGCCCGAGAGCTCCTTGACGGTCTCGGAGAACTTCACGGCGGTGCCGAAAATGGTGTCCAGGGACTTGGGGAAGCTGGCGGCAAGGCGCCAGCGCACAGCGGCCTGGGCATGCACGGCAGGCGCCACGCCGGCGGCGAGGACGCCGGCCAGCCCGGCCTGCTTGATGATGGAACGACGATCCATGGACTGTTTCTCCAGTTGGTATGAAAACAAAGCGCGGCGCATGGGATCACGGCGCACAGGCCAGCCACGCGCAGCGGCGCCACAAATTGTAAAAACCGTACGGCGTCCGGCCGTTACGGGTTTCCCCTCGAAAAGCGCGGCGCGGGGCAATTAAACACGGCCAGCGGCCCGCAGGGCTGTCGCCACCGCGGCGTTCAGGCCGCGGCGCGCCCGTTGTGGCCCGCCTGCGTGGCATTGAAACGGGCGGTGATCGCGCGTTCGATGCCGGCGGCGTCCAGCCCCTGCAGGGCCAGCAGGCGCGCCGGGTCGCCGTGCTCGACAAACGTGTCGGGCAGGCCCAGTTGCAGCACGGGTCGCAAGACGCCAGCGGCGTTCAGCGCCTCGCACACGGCACTGCCCGCGCCGCCCATGATGGCGCCCTCTTCCACCGTGACGATGGCCTCGTGCGTGGCGGCCACGCGCAGCAGCAGCTCGGTGTCCAGCGGCTTGGCCCAGCGCATGTTCACCACCGTGGCGTCCAGCCCTTGGGCCGCCTGCAGTGCCGGGTACAGCAGCGTGCCGAAGGCCAGGATGGCGATGCGGCGGCCTTCGCGGCGCACCTCGCCCTTGCCATAGGGCAGGCCCTCCAGGCTGGCCAGCGGCACGGCGCCCACGCCCGCGCCGCGCGGGTAGCGCACGGCCACCGGGTGGTCCTGCTCGTAGGCGGTGGTGAGCAGCTGGCGGCATTCGCGCTCGTCGGCCGGGCAGGCCATGGCCATGTTGGGGATGCAGCGCACGAACGGAATGTCATACGCCCCGGCGTGCGTGGCGCCGTCCGCGCCCACCAGGCCGGCGCGGTCCAGCGCGAAGACCACCGGCAGGTTCTGCAGCGCCACGTCGTGGATCAGCTGGTCGTAGCCGCGCTGCAAGAACGTCGAGTAGATCGCCACCACGGGCTTCACGCCCTCGCAGGCCATGCCGGCGGCAAACGTCACGGCGTGCTGCTCGGCGATGCCCACGTCGTAGTAGCGGCCGGGAAAGCGCTGCTCGAACTCAACCATGCCCGAGCCCTCGCGCATGGCCGGCGTGATGCCCACCAGGCGGGCATCCTGCTCGGCCATGTCGCACAGCCACTGGCCGAAGACCTGGGTGAAGGTCTGCTTCGGGGGCGTGGCCGGCTTGACCAGGCCGATCTTGGGGTCGAACTTGCCCGGGCCGTGGTAGGCCACCGGGTCGGCCTCGGCCAGCTTGTAGCCCTGGCCCTTCTTGGTCACCACGTGCAGGAACTGCGGGCCCTGCAGGTCGCGGATGTTCTCCAGCGTGGGAATGAGCGAATCGAGGTCGTGCCCGTCGATGGGCCCGATGTAGTTGAAGCCGAACTGCTCGAACATGGTGGCCGGCACCACCATGCCCTTGGCCTGCTGCTCCAGCCGCTTGGCCAGCTCCAGCAGCGGCGGCACGTTCTTCAGCACGTTCTTGCCCACGTCGCGCGCACGGGTGTAGAAGTTGCCGCTCATCAGCTGGGCGAGGTAGCGGTTGAGCGCGCCCACCGGCGGGCTGATGCTCATGTCGTTGTCGTTCAGCACCACCAGCAGGTTCGCGTCGGCCACGCCGGCGTTGTTCAGTGCCTCGAAGGCCATGCCGGCCGTCATGGCGCCGTCGCCGATGATGGCCACGCAGTGGCGCTGCACGCCCTGCTGGCGCGCGGCCAGGGCCATGCCGAGCGCCGCGGAGATGCTGGTCGATGAGTGCGCGGTGCCAAAGGTGTCGTACTCGCTCTCGGCGCGCTGCGGAAAGCCCGACAGGCCGTCCAGCTGGCGCAGCGAGCCCATGCGTTCGCGCCGGCCGGTGAGGATCTTGTGCGGGTAGGTCTGGTGGCCCACGTCCCACACCAGCCGATCCTGGGGCGTGCTGAACACGGCGTGCAAGGCGATGGTCAGCTCCACCGTGCCCAGGTTGGACGACAGGTGGCCGCCGGTCTGCGAGACGCTCTCCAGCACGAAGGCGCGCAACTCGCCGGCCAGGAGCTTCAAGTCGGCACGCGAGAGGCGGCGCAGGTCGGCCGGGTCATGGATGCGCTCGAGCAGCGGGTAGTTCGTGGTGGACATATGCTATGCTTTCAGGAGCTGCCAGCGCTTGTCTGACAAGCGCTGCGGGGCTTTTTTGCCCCAAACTTCAGTGGGTGCGGTGCACCACCATGCCGGCCAGGGCCGCCAGGGCGCGCGTGTCGGGCAGGCCGCTGGCGGCCAGCTGGTCCAGGCTCTCGTGCAGCAGCGTGGCCGCATGGGCGCGGGCGCGCTCCAGGCCCATCAGCGAAACGTAGGTGGGCTTGTCGCTGGCGGCATCCTTGCCTGCCGTCTTGCCCAGGGTGGTGGAGTCTTGCGTCACGTCCAGCACATCGTCCACCACCTGAAAGGCCAGGCCGAGGGCCGCGCCGTAGCCGGACAGGGCGGTGCGTGCCGCCTCGGCGGGTGCGCCGCAGGCGGCGCCCATCTCCACGCTGGCGCGCAGCAGCGCGCCGGTCTTCAGGCGGTGCATGTGGCGCAGTTCGTCCTCGGTCAGGCGCTGGCCGACGTGGGCCAGGTCGATGGCCTGGCCGCCGGCCATGCCCTCGGCGCCGGCCGCGCGGGCCAGCAGGCGGCACAGCTGCGCCTGCATGGCGGCGGGCACGCCGTCCTCGGGCGTGAGCAGTTCAAAAGCCAGCGCCTGCAGCGCATCGCCCGCCAGCAGCGCCTGGGCCTGGC
The DNA window shown above is from Pulveribacter suum and carries:
- a CDS encoding TRAP transporter small permease subunit, producing MQALLAFSRAVDRLNAFVGRYCIWLIFAATLISAANAVVRKTFNYSSNAFLEVQWYLFAWSFLVAAGYTLLQREHVRIDVLNSRLSKRTQVWIDIVGFALFLTPVCILVLWLGVPMLITRFESGEVSGNPGGLIRWPVWVALPLGFTLLMLQGWSELIKRVAFLRGQGPDPMGRLSNQSDEEALVEALRVQQAEKDQQAASGAAAR
- a CDS encoding polyprenyl synthetase family protein; translation: MQTQLACVEQALGRFLPADAPAGLGEAMRYAVLDGGKRLRPLLVLAAAEAVGGHQPAALRAACAVELIHAYSLVHDDMPCMDNDVLRRGKPTVHVRFGQAQALLAGDALQALAFELLTPEDGVPAAMQAQLCRLLARAAGAEGMAGGQAIDLAHVGQRLTEDELRHMHRLKTGALLRASVEMGAACGAPAEAARTALSGYGAALGLAFQVVDDVLDVTQDSTTLGKTAGKDAASDKPTYVSLMGLERARAHAATLLHESLDQLAASGLPDTRALAALAGMVVHRTH
- the modC gene encoding molybdenum ABC transporter ATP-binding protein; amino-acid sequence: MSAAPGIHARLQLARADFVLDVDLQLPGDGVTALFGPSGCGKTTCLRAIAGLERARGAVHVNGDVWQDDARRTWVPTHRRALGYVFQEASLFAHLTVQRNIEYGWKRLPAAQRRVSLEHAVELLGLSALLARMPQLLSGGERQRVAIARALGASPRVLLMDEPLAALDAARKAEVLPYLERLQRELRIPMLYVTHSADEVARLATHLVLLRAGRVLAQGAPAALMARLDLPLATGDGAAALVHGRVQAWDAQDHLLTVGFAGGRLHVTTPHARAVGEEARLRVLARDVSLARSPPQATSVLNVLPACIVQIAPDAPGQVMVRLDAGGTALMARITVRSQRELGLAEGETVFAQVKGVALAD
- a CDS encoding TRAP transporter large permease, with amino-acid sequence MEFLTSNFAPIMFAGLACFLILGFPVAFSLGACGLFFGVVGIELGVFPASILAWLPERLIGIMSNDTLLAVPFFTLMGLVLERSGMAEDLLDSVGQVFGPMRGGLALAVIFVGALLAATTGVVAASVISMGLISMPIMLRYGYSRPLTSGVIAASGTLSQIIPPSLVLIIMADQLGKSVGDMYKGAFTPAFILVGLYVLWVIILAIFKPHAVPALPPEARTLREPDGSAGYPSLLVVVALSALVAWVLESHMADIHTWWSGAVVESVPTDEKVVVAACGGAFVAWLIAVVNRVARLGLLSRLAERVTFVLIPPLLLIFLVLGTIFLGVASPTEGGAMGAVGALIMAMLRGRLSWSLLKQALASTTRLASFVMFILIGATMFSMVFQAADGPRWVEHLLADLPGGQIGFLIFVNLMIFFLAFFLDYFELSFIVVPLLAPVADKLGIDLIWFGVLLAVNMQTSFLHPPFGFALFFLRSVAPEKPYVDTVTGKVMEPVTTMQIYRGAIPFLILQLFMVGILIAFPGLVTGSLDKKVEVNMDAIGAQMLESLGQDNGYGAGEPLPGSGSGSGAAPAMPEPESPGGADDAAAEDDPFKAIQGAVQQDPPPSPPEAGASQ
- the dxs gene encoding 1-deoxy-D-xylulose-5-phosphate synthase, translating into MSTTNYPLLERIHDPADLRRLSRADLKLLAGELRAFVLESVSQTGGHLSSNLGTVELTIALHAVFSTPQDRLVWDVGHQTYPHKILTGRRERMGSLRQLDGLSGFPQRAESEYDTFGTAHSSTSISAALGMALAARQQGVQRHCVAIIGDGAMTAGMAFEALNNAGVADANLLVVLNDNDMSISPPVGALNRYLAQLMSGNFYTRARDVGKNVLKNVPPLLELAKRLEQQAKGMVVPATMFEQFGFNYIGPIDGHDLDSLIPTLENIRDLQGPQFLHVVTKKGQGYKLAEADPVAYHGPGKFDPKIGLVKPATPPKQTFTQVFGQWLCDMAEQDARLVGITPAMREGSGMVEFEQRFPGRYYDVGIAEQHAVTFAAGMACEGVKPVVAIYSTFLQRGYDQLIHDVALQNLPVVFALDRAGLVGADGATHAGAYDIPFVRCIPNMAMACPADERECRQLLTTAYEQDHPVAVRYPRGAGVGAVPLASLEGLPYGKGEVRREGRRIAILAFGTLLYPALQAAQGLDATVVNMRWAKPLDTELLLRVAATHEAIVTVEEGAIMGGAGSAVCEALNAAGVLRPVLQLGLPDTFVEHGDPARLLALQGLDAAGIERAITARFNATQAGHNGRAAA
- a CDS encoding TRAP transporter substrate-binding protein codes for the protein MDRRSIIKQAGLAGVLAAGVAPAVHAQAAVRWRLAASFPKSLDTIFGTAVKFSETVKELSGGKFEVSVHAAGELMPAFGVVDALEKDTIEMALSAAYYFTGKDPIFAFSCAVPFGLTALQNMAWKDHGNGRKLMNEFFSKYNFQTLSALNTTTQMGGWYRKEIKGVEDLKGLKMRMGGGVFGEGMAKLGVVAQNLPAGDLYQALEKGTLDAVEFVGPYDDEKLGFNKVAKYYYYPGWWEGGADLEFFINNKAFEKLSPENKAIVRAAAAVAAADGTAKYMALNPQALKRLVASGTQLKAFPKAVNDAGFKACMEVFAEHEAKSPEFKKIHQDMRAFQRDQILWNRFSEFPFNQYMNSVKI